A genomic window from Variovorax paradoxus includes:
- a CDS encoding DUF4303 domain-containing protein — translation MFKFRRRSTPPEGVLPAMTWSLFYRFDNEVPTDFHELRQFGNSLWAANGKVKTMGRSSVAEFASPQAAKDAIVQRSSEIEAQGYKRVRQGTHDPARIDFPLLTAEIRDGARHAFQAIRAAHPDETIRLFALGSDDSAMTIIHAAGVLALGEPGDMDDESEIWCSTEWPYSEGDEFLDIAYRMILSCHRNDLPCSVEFDVLHAGLFEACVAAMEQLDREGFFGTGAVREEVVLLCQSEGAEDMEGSIARLNTPRVVGRLERWIRLCE, via the coding sequence ATGTTCAAATTCAGGAGACGCAGCACCCCGCCAGAAGGAGTTCTCCCCGCCATGACATGGTCACTGTTCTACCGCTTCGACAACGAGGTGCCCACCGACTTCCACGAACTGCGCCAGTTCGGCAACTCACTGTGGGCCGCGAATGGCAAGGTGAAAACCATGGGGCGCTCCAGCGTCGCCGAGTTTGCCAGTCCGCAGGCCGCGAAGGATGCCATCGTGCAGCGCAGCAGCGAGATCGAGGCCCAGGGCTACAAGCGGGTACGCCAGGGCACGCACGACCCGGCTCGCATCGACTTCCCCCTGCTCACCGCCGAGATTCGCGATGGCGCCCGCCACGCCTTCCAGGCCATTCGCGCGGCCCACCCCGACGAAACCATCCGCCTCTTCGCGCTGGGCAGTGACGACAGCGCGATGACCATCATCCACGCCGCCGGCGTTCTTGCGCTGGGCGAGCCCGGCGACATGGACGACGAAAGCGAGATCTGGTGCTCCACCGAGTGGCCCTATTCGGAGGGTGACGAGTTTCTCGACATCGCCTATCGCATGATCCTGTCCTGCCACCGCAACGACTTGCCCTGCAGTGTTGAATTCGACGTTTTGCACGCGGGCCTCTTCGAAGCCTGCGTCGCCGCGATGGAACAACTTGATCGCGAAGGGTTCTTTGGTACTGGCGCCGTGCGTGAAGAGGTTGTGCTGCTGTGCCAAAGCGAAGGCGCTGAGGACATGGAAGGGTCGATTGCCCGGCTCAATACTCCGCGTGTGGTGGGGCGGCTTGAACGCTGGATCAGGCTCTGCGAGTGA
- a CDS encoding EthD family reductase: MIKVSVMYPYAAGARFDHAYYRERHMPMMKQLLGAACLYYTVDKGIAGGAPGTDPVYVAKCDFVCTSVEAFQAARGPHAQEIRGDIANYTDIQPVLQFSEVVVERSES; this comes from the coding sequence ATGATCAAAGTCAGTGTCATGTACCCGTACGCCGCAGGCGCGCGATTCGATCATGCTTACTACCGCGAGAGGCATATGCCAATGATGAAACAGCTGCTCGGCGCTGCATGTCTGTACTACACGGTGGACAAGGGCATCGCAGGTGGTGCTCCGGGCACCGACCCTGTTTACGTGGCCAAGTGCGACTTCGTCTGCACTTCTGTCGAAGCATTCCAGGCAGCCCGCGGCCCGCACGCGCAGGAGATCAGGGGCGACATAGCCAATTACACGGATATACAACCCGTTCTGCAATTTAGTGAGGTGGTAGTGGAGCGTTCGGAGAGTTGA
- a CDS encoding IclR family transcriptional regulator, which produces MPARQTRRPNTLAGTQLAASAARRPSSVKSADRVFDLLELLAGTGRAMNHGELSRRTAIPKGSLTALLRNLITRGYVEYLERTQDYRLGERAYDLARRGAHHRDLVSLSQPWLDGLVRVTGESSMLVVRRDDMAERIAASATPRAVLYTTHVGVLMPLYATSGGKILLAWQPAAERETYLRKVSLQPRTEKTIRSVGVLRRQLRVVRDEGVAWSWGEFTAGLVGVSVPVLDVHGRAIAALGITLPESRFDELRQEAVLQALRSTGAKIADAVAAVALK; this is translated from the coding sequence ATGCCCGCACGTCAGACGAGAAGGCCCAATACTCTCGCCGGAACGCAACTGGCGGCATCCGCTGCTCGTCGACCATCCAGCGTCAAATCGGCCGATCGCGTGTTCGACCTCCTCGAGCTGCTGGCGGGCACGGGCCGGGCCATGAACCACGGAGAACTCTCGCGCCGCACCGCGATACCCAAAGGTAGCCTCACGGCGCTCCTGCGCAACCTGATAACCCGCGGCTATGTCGAATATTTGGAGCGCACGCAAGACTACCGCCTTGGCGAGCGAGCGTACGACCTGGCCAGGCGCGGCGCACACCACCGTGACTTGGTCAGTCTCAGCCAGCCTTGGTTGGACGGCTTGGTGCGGGTCACCGGCGAATCGAGCATGCTGGTAGTGCGGCGCGACGATATGGCAGAGCGCATCGCCGCCTCTGCAACACCCCGCGCCGTCCTGTACACGACCCACGTCGGGGTCCTCATGCCGCTGTACGCCACGTCTGGTGGAAAGATCCTGCTGGCCTGGCAGCCAGCGGCGGAGCGAGAGACCTACTTGCGCAAGGTGTCGCTGCAACCGCGTACGGAGAAAACGATCCGTTCCGTCGGCGTGCTGCGGCGGCAATTGCGGGTGGTGCGTGACGAAGGCGTTGCGTGGTCGTGGGGTGAATTTACTGCGGGCCTGGTAGGCGTTTCTGTGCCCGTGCTGGACGTGCACGGCCGAGCCATTGCTGCGCTGGGCATCACGTTGCCGGAGAGCCGCTTCGACGAACTGCGCCAGGAGGCCGTACTGCAGGCTCTTCGATCGACGGGCGCAAAGATCGCCGACGCGGTCGCGGCTGTCGCCCTCAAATAG
- a CDS encoding GreA/GreB family elongation factor — protein sequence MDKFLLQQQVLERLAEDLLQAEQAVRAAHETATHEENIAENKYDTLGLEAAYLATGQARRAEAIRQAMANWRRFRPRPYDAIKGIQLGSLVCLVDSDDKQQQLFLGPDGGSMKLVSGTQLVQVISSEAPLGRAMLGKFEGDEVSIQVAPIQQQFEVLRVL from the coding sequence ATGGATAAATTCTTGCTGCAACAGCAGGTGCTGGAACGGCTCGCCGAAGACCTGCTGCAAGCCGAACAGGCAGTGCGGGCAGCCCATGAAACGGCGACTCACGAAGAAAACATCGCCGAAAACAAGTACGACACATTGGGACTCGAAGCCGCCTACCTGGCCACCGGCCAAGCTCGGCGCGCCGAAGCCATACGCCAGGCGATGGCCAATTGGCGCCGATTCCGCCCGCGTCCCTACGACGCCATCAAAGGCATACAGCTCGGCTCGCTGGTCTGCCTAGTCGACTCCGACGACAAGCAGCAACAGCTCTTTCTCGGCCCGGATGGGGGCAGCATGAAGTTGGTCAGCGGCACTCAGCTTGTTCAGGTCATCAGTAGCGAAGCCCCTTTGGGTAGGGCAATGCTGGGCAAATTCGAGGGTGATGAGGTGTCGATACAGGTCGCTCCAATCCAACAGCAGTTTGAGGTGCTGAGGGTTCTTTAA
- a CDS encoding aminoglycoside phosphotransferase family protein, whose translation MSNLTLFDSYLQSWNAQPDGEPFATHAGHLLPVRLDGHPDGRAGMIKIARHIDERVGGQVMRWWDGDGAARVYALDENAGVLLMERATGAGHLLKMALEGDDVAATSIVCRTIGRLHAKRPLPAPNGLLPLTCFFESLAPMARREGGLMAECAVVADELLGTQREWLRGATPWRSHVDFARFLSGALDCQVRCDPGSEHSEISPYSDVFLDVHRGVEKLVTWG comes from the coding sequence ATGTCCAACCTGACACTCTTCGATTCCTACCTCCAAAGCTGGAACGCGCAGCCTGACGGCGAGCCCTTTGCAACCCACGCCGGCCACCTACTACCGGTCCGTCTCGATGGACATCCGGACGGTCGCGCCGGGATGATCAAGATCGCGCGGCACATTGACGAGCGGGTCGGCGGTCAAGTGATGCGCTGGTGGGACGGCGATGGCGCTGCGCGCGTGTATGCCCTCGATGAGAACGCGGGCGTACTGCTGATGGAGCGTGCTACCGGCGCGGGTCATCTGCTGAAAATGGCTCTAGAAGGTGATGACGTCGCTGCCACAAGCATCGTCTGCCGCACCATCGGCCGGCTGCATGCGAAGCGGCCCTTACCGGCGCCAAATGGACTGCTACCGCTGACGTGCTTCTTCGAATCGCTGGCGCCGATGGCGCGGCGTGAAGGCGGCCTGATGGCCGAATGTGCAGTGGTGGCAGATGAGCTGTTGGGCACGCAGCGTGAGTGGCTTCGCGGTGCCACCCCATGGCGCTCCCATGTCGATTTCGCACGATTCCTCTCCGGCGCACTGGATTGCCAAGTCCGCTGTGATCCGGGTTCGGAGCACTCCGAGATTTCCCCATACTCGGACGTCTTCTTGGACGTGCATAGAGGTGTAGAGAAGCTCGTTACATGGGGCTGA
- a CDS encoding response regulator transcription factor translates to MATATSLPLHAAPLRSEASVAIPARGILVVDDHELVRLGLRALLLAETGSVPVHEARSLADALRLYEFHLTSHLLVLLDLDLPDSQGLDTLVRFRRAFPASRVVVLSGKDSHALMQGVMALGAQAFLPKTGHLGEVLRYVRDNDLVALPASPSTTPVAVRTTAVTATTELQPQLNARQVEILDWLLAGKSNKEIAQLSHLTEGTVKNHVSTLLLLFGVRSRAQLISSLK, encoded by the coding sequence ATGGCTACTGCCACATCCCTGCCGCTGCATGCCGCGCCATTGCGTAGCGAGGCCAGCGTTGCCATACCGGCGCGGGGCATCCTGGTGGTCGACGACCACGAGTTGGTGCGCCTGGGCCTGAGGGCGCTGCTGCTGGCGGAAACCGGCAGCGTGCCGGTGCACGAGGCACGCTCCCTGGCCGACGCGTTGCGCTTGTACGAGTTCCATCTCACGTCGCATCTCCTGGTGCTGCTCGATCTCGATCTGCCCGACTCCCAGGGGCTGGATACCCTGGTGCGTTTCAGGCGCGCCTTTCCTGCATCGCGCGTGGTCGTGCTATCGGGCAAGGACAGCCATGCGTTGATGCAAGGGGTGATGGCGCTCGGGGCGCAGGCCTTTCTTCCCAAGACAGGTCACTTGGGCGAGGTGTTGCGCTACGTGAGGGACAACGATCTGGTCGCTCTGCCAGCCTCGCCGTCCACGACCCCTGTCGCCGTCCGCACGACTGCGGTAACGGCGACGACTGAGTTGCAGCCGCAGCTCAATGCGCGCCAGGTCGAAATCCTCGACTGGCTGCTGGCCGGCAAGTCGAACAAAGAAATCGCACAGCTGTCGCACCTGACCGAGGGCACGGTCAAGAACCATGTGTCTACCCTGTTGTTGCTGTTCGGCGTGCGCTCGCGAGCCCAGCTCATC